A stretch of Henckelia pumila isolate YLH828 chromosome 4, ASM3356847v2, whole genome shotgun sequence DNA encodes these proteins:
- the LOC140865054 gene encoding chloride conductance regulatory protein ICln isoform X1, producing the protein MASGLRLVTERAGGDANQPVFDGDNGEELMHMQPGVSIVLGDRPPEFPGTLYISTKQVVWLSDTNMAKGYAVDIVSVSLHAVSRDPEAYPSPCIYAQIETGAEDDEMDNSDSESNDDLDLSKITEMRLVPSDPNQVDTLFAIFCECAELNPDPIEDEDDEGHNWNFSADQLENDGSEDEDSEWHISHNSTHTIGANGNDDLSHSVVQLQINDHRFEDAEESEQSDKNGHH; encoded by the exons ATGGCCTCGGGGCTTCGTTTAGTGACTGAAAGAGCCGGCGGAGACGCCAATCAACCAGTTTTTGACGGAGACAATGGCGAGGAACTGATGCACATGCAGCCTGGAGTCTCTATCGTTCTCGGCGACCGACCTCCTGAGTTCCCCGGCACTCTCTACATCTCCACTAA GCAAGTTGTTTGGTTGAGTGACACGAACATGGCTAAAGGTTACGCTGTGGACATCGTGTCGGTGTCTCTTCATGCGGTATCGAGAGACCCAGAGGCTTACCCTTCTCCTTGTATTTATGCTCAG ATTGAGACTGGAGCGGAGGATGATGAGATGGACAATTCAGATTCCGAGAGTAACGATGATTTAGATTTATCAAAGATTACTGAGATGAGACTCGTGCCCTCGGATCCTAACCAAG TAGATACATTGTTCGCGATATTCTGTGAATGTGCTGAGCTGAATCCTGACCCCATTGAAG ATGAAGACGATGAAGGACACAACTGGAATTTCAGTGCTGATCAGTTGGAAAATGACGGTTCAG AAGATGAGGATTCTGAATGGCATATCTCCCACAATTCAACACACACAATTGGAGCTAATGGAAATGACGATTTATCCCATTCTGTCGTTCAG CTTCAGATAAACGATCACCGGTTTGAGGATGCAGAGGAATCGGAACAAAGTGATAAAAATGGCCATCATTGA
- the LOC140864405 gene encoding small ribosomal subunit protein uS15, with the protein MGRMHSRGKGISASALPYKRTPPSWLKISSQDVEDNICKFAKKGMTPSQIGVILRDSNGIAQVKSVTGSKILRILKAHGLAPEIPEDLYHLIKKAVAIRKHLERNRKDKDSKFRLILVESRIHRLARYYKKTKKLPPVWKYESTTASTLVA; encoded by the exons ATGGGTCGTATGCACAGCCGCGG TAAGGGTATCTCCGCTTCAGCTCTTCCATACAAGAGAACTCCTCCCAGCTGGCTCAAAATCTCCTCGCAAGAT GTTGAAGATAATATCTGTAAATTTGCGAAGAAAGGAATGACGCCTTCTCAGATTGGTGTGATTCTTCGTGATTCTAATGGTATTGCTCAGGTGAAGAGCGTCACTGGCAGCAAGATCCTTCGTATTCTCAAGGCCCAcg GTCTTGCTCCGGAGATTCCAGAGGATTTGTACCACTTGATTAAGAAGGCGGTGGCAATCAGGAAGCATCTGGAGAGGAACAGGAAGGATAAGGATTCCAAATTCAGGTTGATTTTGGTGGAGAGCAGGATTCATCGCCTTGCTCGATACTACAAGAAGACCAAGAAGCTACCGCCCGTCTGGAAATA CGAGTCAACCACAGCAAGCACACTTGTCGCATAA
- the LOC140865054 gene encoding chloride conductance regulatory protein ICln isoform X2, producing MASGLRLVTERAGGDANQPVFDGDNGEELMHMQPGVSIVLGDRPPEFPGTLYISTKQVVWLSDTNMAKGYAVDIVSVSLHAVSRDPEAYPSPCIYAQIETGAEDDEMDNSDSESNDDLDLSKITEMRLVPSDPNQDTLFAIFCECAELNPDPIEDEDDEGHNWNFSADQLENDGSEDEDSEWHISHNSTHTIGANGNDDLSHSVVQLQINDHRFEDAEESEQSDKNGHH from the exons ATGGCCTCGGGGCTTCGTTTAGTGACTGAAAGAGCCGGCGGAGACGCCAATCAACCAGTTTTTGACGGAGACAATGGCGAGGAACTGATGCACATGCAGCCTGGAGTCTCTATCGTTCTCGGCGACCGACCTCCTGAGTTCCCCGGCACTCTCTACATCTCCACTAA GCAAGTTGTTTGGTTGAGTGACACGAACATGGCTAAAGGTTACGCTGTGGACATCGTGTCGGTGTCTCTTCATGCGGTATCGAGAGACCCAGAGGCTTACCCTTCTCCTTGTATTTATGCTCAG ATTGAGACTGGAGCGGAGGATGATGAGATGGACAATTCAGATTCCGAGAGTAACGATGATTTAGATTTATCAAAGATTACTGAGATGAGACTCGTGCCCTCGGATCCTAACCAAG ATACATTGTTCGCGATATTCTGTGAATGTGCTGAGCTGAATCCTGACCCCATTGAAG ATGAAGACGATGAAGGACACAACTGGAATTTCAGTGCTGATCAGTTGGAAAATGACGGTTCAG AAGATGAGGATTCTGAATGGCATATCTCCCACAATTCAACACACACAATTGGAGCTAATGGAAATGACGATTTATCCCATTCTGTCGTTCAG CTTCAGATAAACGATCACCGGTTTGAGGATGCAGAGGAATCGGAACAAAGTGATAAAAATGGCCATCATTGA